The following coding sequences lie in one Arachis stenosperma cultivar V10309 chromosome 5, arast.V10309.gnm1.PFL2, whole genome shotgun sequence genomic window:
- the LOC130980894 gene encoding uncharacterized protein LOC130980894, with translation MYSAPSCDEVAALIVGDFDSSDHGRDIIIRSTGGRLQRIYETHALYWPLQYPLLFPYGEDGYHLNIGYRGQQLGYVPGRRTRVFLREFICFRLQIREHEDGIIHKSRRLFQQFFVDCFTMIESQRLYEIRMKQSTIRGEVLQGIEEAMRRGDDEASSIGTRIILPSSFTGGRRYMFNRCQDAMAICKHFGYPDLFLTITCNPNWPEFQRFTERERIPIADRPDISCRVFHAKLKCLLSDLKEGVFFGPLNAGMYTIEFQKRGLPHAHMLLWLNAESNLQSVEIVDEFICAELPNPQKFPSLYNVVTKYMIHGPCGPLRPSSPCMKDGKCSKFYPKKFVDQTSFDEDGYPIYRRRNMGVTVKINDVDIDNRFGPDRVTATVGEIVGESSQVVDEIKQYYDCRYLSPSESIFVDDVYGWMMANRRFSEGRSLTYVEYPSKFRGCTSFQSIRTVNGVTYDTFQEACSAIGFLIDDKEYVSAIKEVAELALAAQLRRLLSYYESRRVTDVLFVGDERLLQSNGKSLRNYADLLKLNEEQRVVYDKLLTVFRIRRVLFCVRVWWHWKNFFIRVLSARLRSEKKIVINVASSGIASLLLPGGKTAHSMFNIPVDLTEDTVCRIKKDSPKAEVFRLADLIIWDEAPMTNKLAFEALDRTLRDIIVSVSDRNKDLPFGGKVVVLGGDFRQVLPVIPKGSRAEIVMASINSSIIWKYCEVLRLTKNMRLATGSEQSTAQELRSFSDWILQIGEGRCGAVVNDKLFVDIPSDLIIPVLENPVEDIVNTIYPNLVQNFCDPSFFQDRAILAPTVENVEEINNYIVDLLPGEEKNYLSADSICGSDAYSDVDVDWITIEFLNQILCSGLPNHLLKLKIGVPIILLRNIDPAGGLCNGTRLVVRDLGTNVIGADIVSGSNVGDKVFITRMNMIPSDTVIPFKFQRHQFPVYLSFAMTINKSQGQTLSTVGLFLRRPVFSHGQLYVALSRVRNRNGLKILLCDEGLFDAARTENVVFKEVFDKI, from the exons ATGTACAGTGCTCCCTCTTGCGATGAAGTTGCTGCTTTGATTGTTGGAGATTTTGATTCGTCTGACCATGGTCGTGACATTATTATTCGATCTACTGGTGGTCGGTTGCAACGTATATATGAAACTCATGCTCTGTATTGGCCCTTACAGTATCCTCTGTTGTTTCCATATGGCGAGGATGGTTATCATCTGAACATTGGTTATCGTGGTCAACAGCTCGGATATGTTCCTGGAAGGAGAACAAGAGTTTTCCTCAGGGAATTCATATGTTTTCGTCTCCAGATTAGGGAGCACGAAGATGGAATTATTCACAAGTCTAGGCGGTTGTTTCAAcaattttttgttgattgtttCACGATGATTGAGTCGCAGAGGTTGTATGAGATTAGAATGAAGCAAAGTACAATTAGAGGAGAAGTCCTTCAAGGAATAGAGGAGGCTATGCGTCGTGGCGATGATGAGGCTTCTTCAATTGGGACACGAATCATTTTGCCTTCCTCCTTCACTGGTGGTAGACGTTATATGTTTAACCGTTGTCAGGATGCCATGGCGATTTGCAAACATTTTGGGTATCCAGATTTGTTCCTCACTATTACGTGTAATCCAAATTGGCCTGAGTTTCAGCGGTTCACGGAGCGGGAGCGAATTCCGATCGCTGATCGTCCTGATATCTCTTGTCGTGTCTTTCATGCCAAGTTGAAGTGCCTCCTTAGTGATCTCAAGGAAGGTGTGTTTTTTGGTCCACTTAATGCAG gtATGTATACGATTGAATTCCAAAAAAGGGGTCTACCGCATGCACACATGCTACTGTGGCTTAATGCGGAAAGCAACTTACAAAGTGTTGAAATTGTTGATGAATTCATCTGTGCCGAGCTACCCAATCCCCAGAAATTTCCATCTCTTTATAATGTTGTCACCAAGTACATGATCCATGGTCCCTGTGGTCCACTTAGACCGAGTTCTCCTTGCATGAAAGATGGTAAGTGCTCAAAATTTTATCCGAAAAAATTCGTTGACCAAACGAGCTTTGATGAAGATGGCTATCCAATATATAGACGTCGTAATATGGGTGTCACAGTGAAGATCAATGATGTCGATATCGACAATAGATTT GGTCCGGATCGGGTGACCGCAACTGTTGGAGAGATTGTTGGTGAATCTTCTCAGGTGGTTGATGAGATCAAACAGTATTATGATTGTCGTTATTTGTCACCGTCTGAATCCAT ATTTGTTGACGATGTTTACGGTTGGATGATGGCCAACAGGCGGTTCTCGGAGGGGCGGTCTCTAACATATGTTGAATATCCAAGCAAATTT AGAGGTTGTACTAGCTTTCAAAGTATAAGAACCGTGAATGGTGTTACATATGATACATTTCAAGAGGCATGTTCCGCCATTGGATTCTTGATAGATGATAAAGAGTATGTTTCTGCTATTAAGGAAGTCGCCGAGTTAGCGTTGGCTGCGCAGCTAAGGAGGCTTTT ATCTTACTATGAGTCAAGACGAGTTACAGACGTTTTGTTTGTTGGAGATGAGAGACTATTGCAGAGTAATGGAAAATCATTGAGAAATTATGCTG ATCTCTTAAAGTTAAATGAAGAACAGAGGGTGGTCTACGATAAATTATTGACTGTGTTTCGAATAAGAAGGGTTCTTTTTTGTGTACGGGTTTGGTGGCACTGGAAAAACTTTTTTATACGAGTTTTGTCAGCTAGATTGCGATCTGAGAAAAAGATTGTTATCAATGTTGCTTCTAGTGGTATTGCTTCTCTATTGTTACCTGGTGGTAAGACGGCTCATTCTATGTTCAATATTCCTGTTGATCTGACTGAAGACACTGTTTGCCGGATTAAGAAGGACAGTCCAAAAGCTGAGGTATTTCGGTTGGCCGATTTGATTATTTGGGATGAGGCACCGATGACTAACAAATTAGCATTTGAAGCGCTTGATAGGACGTTGCGTGATATAATAGTTTCAGTCTCTGATAGGAATAAAGATTTACCTTTTGGTGGGAAGGTGGTCGTTCTGGGTGGTGATTTCAGGCAGGTGTTGCCAGTTATTCCAAAAGGTTCGCGTGCTGAGATTGTCATGGCTTCCATAAATTCTTCTATCATTTGGAAATATTGCGAAGTTTTGCGATTGACAAAAAATATGAGGTTAGCAACCGGATCGGAACAATCAACTGCTCAGGAGTTAAGGTCGTTTTCAGATTGGATACTTCAAATCGGTGAAGGTCGATGTGGAGCAGTGGTCAATGATAAACTTTTTGTTGATATTCCTTCTGATCTAATCATTCCTGTCTTGGAAAATCCAGTGGAAGATATTGTAAATACAATCTATCCGAATTTGGTTCAGAATTTTTGTGATCCAAGTTTTTTCCAAGATAGGGCAATACTTGCTCCGACTGTCGAAAATGTTGAAGAGATAAACAATTATATAGTTGACTTGTTGCCCGGTGAGGAGAAAAATTACCTCAGTGCTGATTCGATATGTGGTAGTGATGCTTATTCTGATGTTGATGTTGATTGGATAACTATTGAATTCTTGAATCAGATTTTGTGTTCTGGTCTACCTAATCATTTGTTGAAGTTGAAAATAGGCGTGCCTATTATTTTGTTGAGGAATATTGATCCGGCTGGGGGTTTGTGTAATGGGACTCGACTTGTCGTGCGAGATCTAGGGACAAATGTGATTGGTGCTGATATTGTTTCTGGTAGCAATGTTGGGGATAAAGTTTTTATCACTAGAATGAATATGATTCCTAGTGATACGGTTATACCGTTTAAATTTcaacgtcatcaatttccggtTTATCTGTCGTTTGCAATGACAATCAACAAAAGCCAGGGTCAGACATTATCAACAGTCGGTTTGTTCTTGCGTCGTCCTGTGTTTTCTCACGGTCAGCTTTATGTAGCTCTTTCCCGAGTTAGGAATAGAAATGGTCTTAAGATTTTACTTTGTGATGAAGGATTATTTGATGCTGCCAGGACTGAAAACGTTGTATTTAAGGAAGTTTTTGATAAGATATAa